One window of Amaranthus tricolor cultivar Red isolate AtriRed21 chromosome 11, ASM2621246v1, whole genome shotgun sequence genomic DNA carries:
- the LOC130827100 gene encoding scarecrow-like protein 33 — MGSQYGEFPENFVNWHQTVNGVIMSPGYDESLNYANLFNYKDSSQDLTSLNIIDPSDNQIQPNSSSFLGTSQGVELFDDSDSDGVLKYISQILMEEDMEQKTCMLHDALALQAAEKPFYDALGKKYPTSPDQHPRLNDHHWSSPSDSSGSTCSSSSNSINSVDPTTLVDLNDHYKPLVSQSPRIRLYSHSSTLPDLSFGSLNFVNGSASNGSLMSSLNFPVGLDFINEKESIIQFQKGMEEASKFLPKNNNIVINLENITFPNETRNDTSAVAVKKEKGENSPDGLKGSKIHYREDEGFEEGRSSKQSAVSVEEAELSEMFDKVLLCSTATKGCLFKVNPDECVNPSHSLGLEGEGKGRPRKQSQVNDKNMVDLRTLLVLCAQSTASDDRRTAEELLKQIRENSSAEGDGSQRLAHYFANALEARLAGTGSQIYTALKSKRTSAADMLKAYQFFVRTCPLKKISIGFANHLITEKIAVKASKLHVIDFGILYGFQWPGLIQRLSLRAGGPPKLCITGIDLPQPGFRPAERVEATGRRLAKYCERFNVPFEYHAVAQKWETITIEDLKIESDAVVAVNCLYRFKNLFDETIVADSPRNAVLNLVRKIKPDIFVHGVVNGSYNAPFFVTRFREVLFHFSTLFDMFDTNTTRDDPERLMFEKESYGREIMNVVACEGTERVERPETYKQWQVRNNRAGFRQMPIDQDILGMVRCKVKAHYHRDFVIDVDGCWLLQGWKGRITHAISAWVPA; from the coding sequence ATGGGTTCTCAGTATGGTGAATTCCCTGAAAATTTTGTCAACTGGCATCAAACTGTTAATGGAGTTATTATGTCCCCTGGTTATGATGAGTCTCTAAATTATGCCAATTTGTTCAACTACAAAGACTCATCTCAAGACCTTACTTCCTTGAACATCATTGACCCTTCAGATAATCAAATTCAACCCAATTCTAGCTCGTTTTTGGGTACAAGTCAAGGGGTTGAATTGTTTGATGATAGTGATTCCGATGGTGTTCTTAAGTACATTAGCCAAATACTTATGGAAGAGGATATGGAGCAGAAAACATGTATGTTACATGATGCTTTAGCTCTTCAAGCTGCTGAAAAACCCTTTTATGATGCATTAGGCAAGAAATACCCTACTTCCCCTGATCAACACCCTCGCCTGAATGATCACCATTGGAGTTCTCCTAGTGATTCTAGTGGTAGCACGTGTAGCTCTAGTTCGAATTCAATCAATTCTGTGGATCCTACAACACTTGTTGATTTGAATGATCATTATAAGCCCTTAGTTAGTCAATCTCCTCGAATTAGATTGTATTCCCACTCATCGACCCTTCCTGATTTGTCATTTGGATCATTGAACTTTGTAAATGGAAGTGCTTCTAATGGGTCATTGATGTCTTCTCTTAACTTCCCCGTGGGTTTGGATTTCATTAATGAGAAAGAGTCCATAATTCAGTTTCAAAAGGGGATGGAGGAGGCTAGTAAGTTTCTTCCAAAGAacaataatattgttattaatcTCGAGAACATAACATTTCCTAATGAGACGAGAAACGATACTTCAGCTGTGGCTGTTAAGAAGGAGAAGGGTGAAAACTCACCAGATGGTTTAAAAGGAAGTAAGATTCATTATCGTGAGGATGAGGGATTTGAGGAAGGTAGGAGTAGCAAACAGTCGGCTGTTTCCGTTGAGGAGGCCGAGTTGTCTGAAATGTTCGATAAAGTTTTGCTATGCTCCACCGCGACAAAGGGTTGTTTGTTCAAAGTAAATCCGGACGAGTGTGTAAACCCTAGTCATTCACTAGGATTAGAGGGAGAAGGAAAGGGTCGTCCGAGGAAACAATCCCAAGTTAACGATAAAAATATGGTTGATCTAAGGACTCTATTAGTCCTCTGTGCCCAATCGACTGCATCTGATGATCGTAGAACGGCTGAAGAATTGTTGAAGCAGATTAGGGAAAACTCCTCTGCTGAGGGAGATGGATCACAAAGATTGGCTCATTATTTTGCTAATGCTCTTGAGGCTCGATTGGCAGGAACTGGATCTCAAATTTATACTGCCTTGAAATCCAAAAGGACATCGGCTGCTGATATGCTAAAAGCTTATCAGTTCTTCGTTCGGACTTGTCCATTGAAAAAGATTTCCATTGGTTTTGCAAATCATTTGATTACCGAAAAAATTGCTGTAAAAGCTTCCAAGCTTCATGTGATAGATTTTGGTATCCTCTATGGTTTCCAATGGCCCGGTCTTATTCAGCGCTTATCATTAAGAGCTGGCGGGCCTCCCAAACTGTGTATCACTGGGATTGATCTTCCTCAGCCTGGATTCCGTCCAGCAGAACGAGTTGAGGCAACTGGACGTCGCTTGGCAAAATATTGTGAAAGGTTCAATGTGCCCTTTGAATATCACGCCGTTGCACAAAAGTGGGAAACAATTACAATTGAGGACTTGAAGATAGAAAGCGATGCAGTTGTCGCAGTAAATTGTCTGTACCGTTTTAAGAACCTTTTTGACGAAACAATAGTAGCTGATAGTCCCAGAAATGCGGTTCTTAACTTGGTAAGGAAGATAAAACCCGATATCTTTGTGCACGGTGTTGTGAACGGGTCCTACAATGCTCCCTTTTTCGTTACGCGTTTCAGAGAGGTTCTCTTTCATTTCTCCACACTATTTGATATGTTTGATACTAATACCACTAGGGATGATCCAGAGAGGCTGATGTTCGAGAAGGAGAGTTACGGGCGGGAGATAATGAATGTTGTGGCTTGTGAGGGAACTGAGAGAGTTGAAAGGCCCGAGACATACAAGCAATGGCAAGTGCGGAATAACAGGGCAGGGTTCAGACAAATGCCAATAGACCAGGATATCCTCGGCATGGTGAGGTGCAAAGTCAAGGCACACTACCACCGCGATTTTGTTATTGATGTTGATGGATGTTGGTTATTGCAAGGATGGAAGGGTCGAATAACCCATGCAATCTCTGCTTGGGTTCCGGCTTAG
- the LOC130826499 gene encoding uncharacterized protein LOC130826499: MANNTSTNTHINPIADNINKGKGIEKDPIKIEEDKAKAASILRHHLIDSLKHEYNNYEDPKLLWEELNERFGHNKSVLLPKAIDECILLQQQYRERHFRKYHELLKTLLVAEQNNELLLKHHNRRPVRTIPFNETNMIERNVRHRGRGNYFIRGKGHGKYHEKSGMNTFEQGNFYDRSRGRGRGHGLSRGRGRSHKYKSTCNRCGMTGHWGRTCRTAKHLVDLYQASQKNKGKGVEANFVNEASTSGPTLDVSDFFAEDVNLHKLDPQEEDNYIF, translated from the exons ATGGCAAATAATACATCTACAAACACCCACATCAATCCAATTGCCgacaatataa ACAAAGGAAAGGGTATTGAAAAAGATCCCataaaaattgaggaagataagGCAAAAGCTGCATCAATTTTGAGACATCATTTAATCGACAGTCTCAAACATGAATACAACAATTATGAGGACCCAAAATTACTTTGGGAAGagctaaatgaaagatttggccataataaaagtgtacttctcCCAAAAGCCATAGATGAATG cattttgttacaacaacaatatcgtGAAAGGCATTTCCGGAAATATCATGAATTGCTGAAAACACTTCTTGTTGCGGAGCAAAATAATGAACTATTATTAAAACATCACAACAGGAGACCGGTTAGGACTATTCCCTTTAATGAAACAAATATGATTGAGAGGAATGTGCGCCATCGAGGTCGTGGGAACTATTTTATAAGAGGCAAAGGTCATGGAAAATATCACGAAAAGAGCGGCATGAATACTTTCGAACAAGGAAATTTCTATGACCGTAGTCGTGGTCGTGGTCGTGGTCATGGACTTAGTCGTGGCCGTGGACGTAGCCac AAATACAAAAGCACATGTAATAGATGTGGCATGACTGGACATTGGGGGCGAACTTGTCGTACCGCCAAACATTTAGTGGATTTATATCAAGCTTCccagaaaaacaaaggaaaaggggtagaagcaaattttgtaaatgaagcAAGTACATCTGGGCCCACCTTAGATGTCTCCGATTTCTTTGCTGAGGATGTGAACCTCCACAAACTTGATCCCcaagaagaagataattacatcttttga